The genomic stretch AGGAAAGTAAAGAAAAGGAGAGCAAAGAAAAATATCCTTATCAGGATATATGCGCCTTGTGGAACTCAATCTGTGTTTCTCTGCCGAAAGTTCAAAAACTCAATGACAACAGGCGAGCAAAAATAAAATGCCGCTGTGACGAATGGGGCAAAAGCCGTGAGACTTGGATACAGACCGCAGAAGACATCTTCAAGCGTGTTCAGGCATCCGACTTCCTGACCGGGCGGCAATCCAACAAAAGGGCGTGGACGGCGACATTCGATTGGATTTTTGAGAACGGTTCAAACTGGATAAAGGTTCAGGAGGGCAACTACGACAACGATAAAGGCAGCGGCGTTCAGAACGGTTCAAAAGTCACAAAGGTTCAACTCGGTGTCGGCGAGTTCTATGACAACTCAGGGCGAAGGACATACGGTTCAGGCAAGGCGATAATACCTCCGACAGCCCCACCCCGCCCGTCTGATAGACACGCTTGGGATTCATCATCAAACACTTGGATTTTATTATGAGCATAAATTGGGAAAAATACGGGATAAAAGCCCCCTACGGGCGTTCAGGAAACAGAAAGGTTTTCTGCCCACAATGCCATGACCAGCGTCACGACAAACGTGACAAAAGTCTTTCTATCAACCTTGAAACAGGCGAGTTCAACTGTCATTACTGCGGCTTCTCGGGCTGTGCAGCGGAAAAAGAGCCTTGGGAAAAAGAAGACCGCCCGTGGCGCAACGCCGCCCCCATACGCCGCGAGAAACCCGTTTACAAGAAACCCGCCCCACGTCAGGACTGTTCTTCAATCTCAGGGAAAGCCCTTGAATGGTTCAAGGGACGGGGTATCAGCGAAAAGACCCTGACGGCGATGAAAGTAACCGAGGGGCTTGAATGGATGCCACAGAAGAACGGCAAAGCGAATACGGTTCAGTTCAACTACTACCATAACGGGGAACTTGTCAACACGAAATTTAGAACGGGAGACAAATGTTTCAAACTCTGTTCAGGCGCAGAACTTCTCCCATACGGGATTGACAACATCAAAGGTACGAAAGAATGTATCATCACAGAGGGCGAAATGGACGCTCTGTCATTCTTTGAATGCGGACGGACAGATGTTGTGAGCGTTCCGAACGGGGCTAACTCAAACCTTGACTACCTTGATGATTATCTCGAAGAATACTTTGATGACAAAGAGACAATATACATCGCATCCGACACGGACACGAAAGGCGTTGTTCTGAAAGAAGAACTGATAAGGCGTTTCGGGGCTGAACGTTGCCGGATAATTGAATACGGGGACGGATGCAAGGACGCTAACGAACACCTGCAGAAGTACGGGCGTGAAAGTCTTCTGAAATGTATCGCTGACGCTCCCGAGATAAAGATTGAGGGCGTTTTCACGCTGTCAGACTTTGAACAATCCCTTGACGCTCTGTTTGAGCATGGCTTGCAGAAAGGGGTAACAATCGGGCATGACAACTTCGACCGATTGTGTTCTTTTGAAACAAAGCGTCTGTGTATCATCACGGGCGTTCCGAGTTCGGGTAAGTCTGAATTTATTGACGAAATTGCAGAACGATTGAATATCCGCTACGGCTGGCGTTTCGCTTATTTCAGCCCGGAGAACGCCCCGCTGGAATATCACGCCTCAAAACTGATTGAGAAGTTCACGGGCAAACAGTTTGACAAAGAACACTTGACCTACGGGGAGTACAAACAAGTGAAACAACACCTTGAAACAAATTTCTTCTTCATATCCCCGAAAAGCGATTTCAGGGTTGACGCTATTCTCGAAAGGGCGAAATTCCTTGTCAGACGCAAGGGGATTAAAGTTCTCGTTATTGACCCATATAACAGGCTTGAAGATGAAAGCGAGGGCAAGAACGAGACTAAATACATATCAAGGCTGCTTGACAAACTGACAAACTTCGCACAGCAGCACGATGTGTTGGTTATCCTTATGGCGCACCCAACAAAGATGCAGAAGAACAAAGACGGCGAGCCTGAGATACCGACACTTTATGACATCAGCGGCTCGGCTAACTTCTACAACAAGGCTGATTTCGGTATTGTCGTTCACAGAAACCGACTTGAAAACACGGTTGAAATCTACGTGAAGAAAGTGAAGTTCAGACACCTCGGAGAGTGCGGAATGGCTCTGTTCAAATATAACCTGAACAACGGGCGTTACAGCCCCTTTGTCAACGGCACAGAACCCGTTTGGGATAACAGCAACCATTTACAGGAAGAAATCAAACGGCGTGAACAGGAAGCCTTTGAAGCCTCTCAATTCAATTGGGATGACTTTCAGCCCTCCGATGAAGAATGCCCGTTTTAACCATTTAACAGAAAATAGATATGAAAACGTATGTAATCACACTCTCACAGGTTTTCCCGACATGGCACAAGCGAGCGGGAGAACCGACAAAATTCAGAGCAGCTTTCCTAAGCGGACAGACCTGTTCAAAATGCAAGAAACGTAACCATGCCATGTGTACGAGCGAATGTTTCTCAGGCTTGAAAATACACACCATACGGGCAAACTATCCACTATGGCTGAAACGCATCACAGAGGTTCAACAAGGCAAGGCAGTTCTCTCTGTCAGACAATGGTCGGGAAAACAATACAGAAGCCCACAAATTGAAATAACAAGACTGACTGTGAAACACGGTGTTGGTATTCAGAAAGTGGTATTTTATAGAACTGAGTGGTATGATGATGACAACAAATGCCATTATTGCTATGATGTTACATTGGATAACGACAAAGGAATAAACATTGATGATATTGCTCGCAATGATGGTTTAAATCCTATTGATTTTATTGAATGGTTTGACAGGGATATATGTAAGCAAAAGTTAGATGATGATGGTAGAGTTCATAAAGAACTTGCAATTATTCACTTCACTAAATTCCGGTATTGACATGAAGCCGAAAGAATTTTTTGACGCTGTTGTCCGAATGAGAGAAAAGCAGCAAGAATACTTCAAAACAAAGACAAGTTCAGCCCTGACAGAAAGCAAGAGACTTGAACGGGTCATTGATGACGAAATAGAAAGAGTTCAAAGAATTATTCACGAAAAACAGAATCCGAAGTTATGGCAAGATTAGACATTGAAAGACAAAAACGGCTTGAACCGACACGCATTGAATATGCTGTCAGCCGTATTCAGGAAATCGGCTTTGAGATTGTTCAGCGTGACAACACTCAGATACAGTTCATTCACAAAGGGCAAACAGTGACGTTCTTCCCGTACAGCGGATGGGCAACAGGAAAAAGCATAAAGGACGGGCGGGGTCTTGAAAGACTTCTTAAACAGTTGAGACCATGAGACCGAAAGGAAACGGCTTGATACCGCTTCACGATGAAAAGCGAGAAGAACGGGGCTTATTCTGTATAAAGCTGGTTCAGTTTCTGAACACAGAAGCCGAAATGGGAACAGATGAATACAAGCGGCTTTGGGATGAAAGGTTCTCAGCCGCTAAGAGTGGTTCATGCTTTTATAGAAACCGCTGCCCGATATATGAAAGAACGGTCAAGAACAGACCTGTACAACTGAATTTATTCACTTAAAAAATAACGAAAAATGAAGAATTATCAATTTGAGGAAATAACATTTTGGCTCTCGTTGA from Butyricimonas virosa encodes the following:
- a CDS encoding Lin1244/Lin1753 domain-containing protein, with the protein product MARPKKQTVDYFPHFVKGGRTIFILENKFGNDGYAFWFKLLEILGESEGHFYDCSNASNWEYLLAKTRVTEEKAKDIINVLINLNKIDIELWNEHRVLWIANFVRNLSDVYRTRNTNLPSKPCFEDKKQPEQKVSSEKTQDEERFSAQETPKGEESKEKESKEKYPYQDICALWNSICVSLPKVQKLNDNRRAKIKCRCDEWGKSRETWIQTAEDIFKRVQASDFLTGRQSNKRAWTATFDWIFENGSNWIKVQEGNYDNDKGSGVQNGSKVTKVQLGVGEFYDNSGRRTYGSGKAIIPPTAPPRPSDRHAWDSSSNTWILL
- a CDS encoding bifunctional DNA primase/helicase: MSINWEKYGIKAPYGRSGNRKVFCPQCHDQRHDKRDKSLSINLETGEFNCHYCGFSGCAAEKEPWEKEDRPWRNAAPIRREKPVYKKPAPRQDCSSISGKALEWFKGRGISEKTLTAMKVTEGLEWMPQKNGKANTVQFNYYHNGELVNTKFRTGDKCFKLCSGAELLPYGIDNIKGTKECIITEGEMDALSFFECGRTDVVSVPNGANSNLDYLDDYLEEYFDDKETIYIASDTDTKGVVLKEELIRRFGAERCRIIEYGDGCKDANEHLQKYGRESLLKCIADAPEIKIEGVFTLSDFEQSLDALFEHGLQKGVTIGHDNFDRLCSFETKRLCIITGVPSSGKSEFIDEIAERLNIRYGWRFAYFSPENAPLEYHASKLIEKFTGKQFDKEHLTYGEYKQVKQHLETNFFFISPKSDFRVDAILERAKFLVRRKGIKVLVIDPYNRLEDESEGKNETKYISRLLDKLTNFAQQHDVLVILMAHPTKMQKNKDGEPEIPTLYDISGSANFYNKADFGIVVHRNRLENTVEIYVKKVKFRHLGECGMALFKYNLNNGRYSPFVNGTEPVWDNSNHLQEEIKRREQEAFEASQFNWDDFQPSDEECPF